The window TCGCCACGCGCGACACTGAGTCCACGCTGGACACCATGGTGGACGACGCCTACGTCAACCACATTCCGGTGATGACCGGCGGTTACGGCAAGAGCGCGCTGCGCACGTTCTACTCGCAGGACTTTATTCCCAACATGCCGCCAGACACCACGCTCACGCCTATCTCCCGCACCGTGGGCGAAGACCAACTGGTGGACGAGATGATCTTCTCCTTTACCCACACACAGGAGATGCCCTGGATGCTGCCCGGTGTCCCGCCGACGAACCGCCGGGTGGAAGTCCCCTTGGTGGCGATCGTGAAGTTCCGCGACGGCAAACTGGCGCACGAGCATATCTATTGGGACCAGGCGTCCGTGCTCAAGCAGATTGGGTTGCTGAATGACCCGCGGTTGCCGGTCTTCGGCGTGGAGACCGCGCGCAAAGCCGTGGATCCGCGGTTCGATCACAAAGCTCACGGCAGGTGAGCCATTTGCGTTGTGTACTGTTGCCGCAGGAAAACTCCCGGATTGGATGGGAAGCCAACCTGTGATATAGACGTGACTCATGATCTGCCGTCATTGCGGAATAGAGAACGCCAGTGCATTTGGGTATTGCGCTTCTTGCGGGAAGCCTTTGCAGGCGGTGGACGCCTCGGCAATTCCGCCGCCCACTGCTGCGACCGAAGCTCGGCCCGCGGGAGTGCTGGGGCTACTAGCAATGTGTTTGGCTGTGCTCCTGGCAATTG is drawn from Terriglobia bacterium and contains these coding sequences:
- a CDS encoding ester cyclase, whose product is MLKPDLAQLWEEHTRHEFATRDTESTLDTMVDDAYVNHIPVMTGGYGKSALRTFYSQDFIPNMPPDTTLTPISRTVGEDQLVDEMIFSFTHTQEMPWMLPGVPPTNRRVEVPLVAIVKFRDGKLAHEHIYWDQASVLKQIGLLNDPRLPVFGVETARKAVDPRFDHKAHGR